CAAGCGGCTTACAGTTTCAGGTTCGACAGATTACGCTCAACCAGCGTCCCTCCTATGCCTGGCACCTGCTTAAGATCGTCTACAGATTTAAACGGGCCATACTCTTCCCGATAGCTGACAATCGCCTGCGCTTTCTTGATACCCACGCCATTCATGACCCGCGACAGCTCTTCTGCCGTTGCGCTATTGATACTCACCCGGGTACCACCTTCATCATCCGCGCTTTTCGCCGCATCCTGCGCTTTGCTTTGCGCTGGCGTGGCGGCGTCGCTCTTACTTTGCACAGCAGGTGGCTTAGCCGCAGCTGAAGGCGCAGCCAGCGCGCTGTGGCTCAGGGTCGCGCAAGCGAAGGACAGCGAAATTAAGAGTGCTTTGATTCCATGTTTCATTGTGTTTCTCCTTTGTTTTCAACGCCAGGCAACAATAACCACAACAAAGGATGCAGACAAAACACAAACATTCAAAATGGAAAAGGCCGCGAAAACGGCCTTTAAGGTTTGCAGAGTATTACTCTTTTTTTGCGAGGCGCATCGAGCCTTTTTATTGCTGTGGTTCAGCGACGATATCACCCAGTTTGATCTTGGCTTCTTTACGCAGGTTGCTCATCAACGCTTCAAAAGCGATTTGCGCATTGTTCTGCGTGATGCCCTGCACCATCGCTTTCTTCTGCGCATCCGGCATCGTGCCTGCTTTCACTTCATCCAGCGCCATAATAACGACATTGCCTTGCTGATCGTTGGCGGTGCCGAAGGAAGGCTTATCTTTTGCTGGCAGCGGCAGATTGAATGCCGCCTGGCTTACCGGATCCTGTCCAGTACGTGCCAGCGTTTTTGCCTCACCAAAGCTCAGGCCAGCCGCTTTCAGCGCATCATCACCTTTACCGGCTTTCAGCTCACCCAGCAGTTTATCCGCATCGAGTTTTGCTTGTTGCTCCGCTTTGTTGTGCTTCACGATATCGCTGACCTGAGTTTTTACTTGGTCCAGCGGCTTGATCGCTTCGGCTTTGTGATCGGAGATACGCAGCACAAATGCGCGGTCACCATCAACAGTGATGATATCGGAGTTGCTGCCTGGCGTACCGTTCTGCCCTACCAGACCACCATTGAAAATGGCATCGCTTACCGGTTTGAAATTCAGCTCTTCCGGCAGATTATCGCGACCGAACCAGCCGGTCTGAACTGCTTTGGCACCAGCAGCCTGCTCAGCACCCGCCAGCGATTCGTTATCGTTGCTCGCCGCTTCGCTCACTTTCTGCTGCAGCGCGTACCATGCATCCAGCGCTTTTTCCTGTTTCACTTTCGCTGCCAGTTCATCACGCACATCGTTCAGCGGTTTCACCTGCGCAGGCTGGATATCATCCAGACGTGCAACCAGGTAACCCACTGAAGATTTAATGACACCAGAGAGTTGGCCTTTCTCTTTCAGACCGGCGTTTTTCAGCTCTTCCGGCGTGGTGGTATCTTCAAGCCAGCCCATATCACCGCCGTTACGCGCAGAGATGATGTCCGCAGATTTCGCTTTTGCCAGCGCCGCAAAGTCCGCGCCTTTTTTCAGCTCATCCAACACCGCTTTCGCTTCGTCTTCCGTTTTGGTCTGGATAATGCTGTATCGATTACGCTGCGGCTGAGTGAACTGATCTTGATGCTGATCGTAATAGGCCTGGATTTGCTCGTCGGTGACGTTTTCCTGCATTGATGCAGCATCCAGCTTGATATAGCTTACGCGGAACTGCTCCGGCGAGATAAAGCGGCTCTTGTTCTGATCGTAGTAGCTGGCAATTTCTTCATCGCTCGCGGTCTGCTTCGCTGCCAGCGCGTTGACATCAATTACCGCCTGGCGCACAACACGCTGTTGAGCGACCAGCTCAGCCAGCTCATCGGTCTCACCTTTGAGCATGAAATCCGTACCGGCAACGGCATTAATCAATTGCTGAGAAGTTAACTGATTGCGCAGCGCCTGAGCATATTGATCGGTGCTCATCCCCATCTGGTTTACGATGGCGCTGAAGCGATTGTTATCAAATTTACCGTTAGCCTGGAATGCCTGAGTAGCGAAAATCGCTTTTTTCACCTGATCATCGCTAATGCCAAGACCCAGGTTTTTTGCGTACTGATCCAGCAGCGCTTCATCAATTAAGCGGTTGAGCACTTGCTGACGCACCGATTTCATATAGTTTTCGTTAGCAGCCAGCTCAGAGAACTGATCGCCCAGCTGTTGCGCCATGCGGTTGCGCTCGCTATTCACCGCATTTTCAAACTGTGAACGGCCGATTTCCTGACCATTAACTTTTGCGGCGTAATTATTGTTACCGCCAATCAGGTAGTTACCTACGCCAGTCAAAATGAATGACACGATAATCAAACCCAAAATGATCTTGAGCACGACGTGATTTGCCGCCGCGCGTAAATTGTCCATCATGGTGTAACAACACTCCGCTGTAGGTGACTGTAGATCTCAGGCAGCTCAAGTTGCCTGCTGCGTGTAAGCGCGTATTTTGACAAGAAAACGGGGTAATTGTTAGCCCGTATCGCGTATTAACTCGCAGAAAGTGCGTCTGCACAAATAAAAAAGGCACATCTCACGATGCGCCCTTGTAGTTTGTCGCTATCCCTTCAAAGGGAAGGCGATCAGTTTACTGCGTCTTTCAGTGCTTTGCCTGCGCGGAAACCAGGAACTTTAGCCGCAGCAATGGTGATTTCTTTGCCGGTCTGAGGGTTGCGGCCAGTACGGGCAGCACGCTCTTTAACAACAAAAGAGCCAAAACCTACCAGCGCTACGTCGTCCCCGGATTTCAAAGAATCAGTAACGGCAGCAATAAAAGCATCTAACACACGTCCAGCCGCAGCTTTAGAGATGTCAGCATCTGCGGCAATCTTGTCTACCAGTTGAGATTTATTCACTCTACTCTTCCTCTCTTTATAATTTATATCGCACCTGAATCCTTCACAGCGCGACCGCGCAGCAGTTATATCAGGCCTGTCATGCCCTTACAACACCAGTTGATGATGACACACCCAACCAGCAATCTAAATTAGCTATACAAAAAAAGGCTGGCAAGTCCGAAATCACTCACCAGCCTTGTTTTTATTAACGCACTTTGCGCAAGGTCACTATTTTGCCGTTACGACTTGCATACCAAAGGGTTCATTCTGCAGCGCAAGGGCGAGAACTTCTTCGATACGCTTAACCGGATGGATATCCAGATCGGCAACAACGTTGTCCGGAATCTCTTCCAGATCGCGTTTGTTTTCGTAAGGAATCAGAACAGTCTTAATGCCCCCACGATGCGCCGCCAGCAGTTTTTCTTTCAGACCGCCAATTGGCAGAACCTGGCCGCGCAGGGTAATTTCCCCTGTCATCGCCACATCTGCACGAACCGGGTTACCGGTCAGACAAGAAACCAGCGCGGTGCACATCGCAATACCAGCGCTCGGACCATCTTTCGGCGTCGCACCTTCCGGCACGTGAACGTGAATATCACGTTTTTCATAGAAATCGCCGTTGATACCGAGTTTTTCCGCACGGGCACGCACCACAGTCAGCGCCGCCTGGATAGACTCCTGCATCACTTCGCCCAGAGAACCGGTATAAGTCAGCTTACCTTTGCCTGGTACGCAGGCGGTTTCAATGGTCAGCAAGTCGCCACCCACTTCCGTCCAGGCCAGACCGGTGACCTGACCTACGCGGTTTTCATCGTCCGCACGGCCGTAATCAAAGCGCTGCACGCCAAGATAATCGTGCAGGTTTTCACCGTTGATTTCGATATGCTTCAAAGACGGATCCAGCAATAGCTGTTTCACCGCTTTTCGGCACAGTTTCGAAATTTCACGCTCCAGACCACGCACACCCGCTTCACGCGTGTAGTAACGAATGATGCCGACAATAGCGCTGTCATCAACCGTTAACTCATTAGGTTTCAGTGCATTACGTTCGATTTGCTTGGTCAGCAGATGACGTTTAGCAATGTTCAGTTTTTCGTCTTCGGTGTACCCAGAAAGACGGATCACTTCCATACGATCCAGCAGCGGCGCCGGAATATTCATGGAGTTGGAGGTCGCAACGAACATGACGTCGCTGAGATCGTAATCCACTTCCAGATAGTGATCGCTAAACGCCACGTTCTGTTCAGGATCCAGCACTTCCAGCAGTGCTGAAGCCGGATCGCCGCGCATGTCAGACGACATTTTGTCGATCTCATCAAGC
This genomic interval from Kosakonia sacchari SP1 contains the following:
- a CDS encoding helix-hairpin-helix domain-containing protein; translated protein: MKHGIKALLISLSFACATLSHSALAAPSAAAKPPAVQSKSDAATPAQSKAQDAAKSADDEGGTRVSINSATAEELSRVMNGVGIKKAQAIVSYREEYGPFKSVDDLKQVPGIGGTLVERNLSNLKL
- the ppiD gene encoding peptidylprolyl isomerase; protein product: MMDNLRAAANHVVLKIILGLIIVSFILTGVGNYLIGGNNNYAAKVNGQEIGRSQFENAVNSERNRMAQQLGDQFSELAANENYMKSVRQQVLNRLIDEALLDQYAKNLGLGISDDQVKKAIFATQAFQANGKFDNNRFSAIVNQMGMSTDQYAQALRNQLTSQQLINAVAGTDFMLKGETDELAELVAQQRVVRQAVIDVNALAAKQTASDEEIASYYDQNKSRFISPEQFRVSYIKLDAASMQENVTDEQIQAYYDQHQDQFTQPQRNRYSIIQTKTEDEAKAVLDELKKGADFAALAKAKSADIISARNGGDMGWLEDTTTPEELKNAGLKEKGQLSGVIKSSVGYLVARLDDIQPAQVKPLNDVRDELAAKVKQEKALDAWYALQQKVSEAASNDNESLAGAEQAAGAKAVQTGWFGRDNLPEELNFKPVSDAIFNGGLVGQNGTPGSNSDIITVDGDRAFVLRISDHKAEAIKPLDQVKTQVSDIVKHNKAEQQAKLDADKLLGELKAGKGDDALKAAGLSFGEAKTLARTGQDPVSQAAFNLPLPAKDKPSFGTANDQQGNVVIMALDEVKAGTMPDAQKKAMVQGITQNNAQIAFEALMSNLRKEAKIKLGDIVAEPQQ
- the hupB gene encoding nucleoid-associated protein HU-beta; amino-acid sequence: MNKSQLVDKIAADADISKAAAGRVLDAFIAAVTDSLKSGDDVALVGFGSFVVKERAARTGRNPQTGKEITIAAAKVPGFRAGKALKDAVN